One Exiguobacterium sp. BMC-KP genomic window, TTAAAGGCCGCGATGTAGAAACCATCTGTTCCGACTGTCGTCGGTAACAGCTTGAGTTCTGCACGATCCCCAATTAAATGACGGACGGATTCTGGCATCCGTGTAGCAAAGGACGCATCGAAGTCAAATCCCTGACTGAGGATGAATGCCGTCTGTTCTTCATTTTCCACTGGATCTATCGTACACGTCGAATAGACGAATGTTCCACCCTTTTTGACGAGTGGTAAGACAGACGTCAAAATATCTCGTTGAATCTTCGGGAGTTGTTCAAGTTGTTCTGGACGCTTCGTCCATTTGATGTCCGGCTTTCTCCGAATGACACCAAGTCCTGAACAAGGCGCATCGACAAGAATCCGATCAAACGATTCTGCTTCGAAGCGTTCCCCTGCTTTGCGTGCATCTAACGCTTCTGCTTTGACAGTCGTCAGACCTAATCGCATCGCCTGCTGATCAATCAATTTAATTTTATGTGGATGAAGATCAAGTGCTTGTAATGTTCCTGTCGTCAAGCCTTCAGCAATATGCATTGCCTTCCCACCAGGTGCTGCACAACTATCGAGAACATAATCAGACGTTTTTGCTCCGAGCGCACGCGCGACGAGCATTGAACTCTCATCCTGCAAGGAAAGATATCCCCGTTCAATCAAATCGGTTTTTTGAACACTTCCACGTTCGATTTCGAGACCGTCTGGCGCAACAGCAGATGGTTTTGCCGTCACACCTTGGTCAAGCAGAAGCGCGATTGCTTCTTCCGGAGTCGTTTTCGTCCGATTGATGCGAACCGTGACCGGTGCAGGCGTATTATTCAACTGACAGATGCGTAGCGTTTCATCCGTACCGAACAGTTCGATCCAACGCTCGACGAGCCATTGCGGATGACTCGTTTCAATACTAATCCGTTTTGCAACCGGCTCAATCTCGTTGAAATCAGGCATACCTGCACGTAGTACGTTCCGAAGGACCCCATTGACAACTTTTGAGACATGGACTTTCCCACGTTTTTTGGCAATTTCAACAGCTTCATGAATGACGGCATGATCCGGGACACGGTCAAGATAAAACAACTGATAGACACTCATTCGTAACAACGGACGCATGAATGGATCGAGTTTTTTCTGTTTCGCTAAATATGGTTCTAAAATATAATCAAGCGTCAATTCACGACTGAGCGTCCCGTAGACGAGTTCCGTGAACAAGCCGACATCCGACGCCGAGATGGCACGTTTTTCAAGCATTTGGTGGACCGTAATTGTTGAGAAGGCGCCACCTTGTCCGATTTTCATTAGTGTCGTTACTGCTGCGTCGCGTACATTCATGCGTTCTCACCTACTTGTTGTCCGAGTTCAAGCGATTGACCGATCCCCCGCATGAACGTGGCACCATCCATTCGTTTTTTTCCTGACGGCTGTAAATCAATCAACTTCAACGCTGTCTCGGAACCCGTTGCGATGACTGGACCATCAGCTTCTAATGCGATGATTTCACCCGGTCGTCCCGTTCCTGCGACTTTCGTTGCGAAAAAGACTTTTAATCGGTCTGTTCCAAGCATCGTATACGTACTCGGGAATGGATTCATCCCACGAATTTGATCGTAGAGTGACTCACCCGGTAGCGTAAAATCAAGTCGTTCCCGCTCACGTGAAATGTTTGGTGCAAATGTTGCTTCTTCCTCGACTTGCGCTTCCGGTGTCAATTCACCTGCTAATAGATGTGGTAACGTTTCAAGTAAGAGGCGCGCTCCTGCGTCCGCTAACTTCTCAAACATCGAACCGGCTGTATCGTTCTCTTCGATTGGAACGATGATTTTTGACAACATATCACCTGCGTCTAGCCGATCAACCATATACATAATTGTCACGCCTGTCTCTTTTTCTCCATCAATGATCGCTTGGTGAATCGGTGCACCTCCACGATATTTCGGTAAGAGTGACGCGTGAACATTAATCGCCCCAAAACGTGGTGCTTCGAGAATAGCTGTCGGGACGATCTGACCGTAGGCTGCTGTGATGATGAGGTCTGGATTTAGATCAAGCACGTCCTGGTAATCATCACGAATACGCTTCGGTTGCAACACAGGAATGTCGTGTTCCATCGCGACGAGTTTTACAGGTGTCGGTTTGACTTCTCGTTTTCGTCCGACTGGTTTATCCGGTTGTGAGACGACGCCGACGACATCATATCCGGCATCGATGACTTCACGCAGCGTTCCTGCTGCAAACTCAGGCGTACCCATGAAGACGACGCGCGGTTTTTCTTGTTCGACGAGTTTATCCGTGAACAGGACACCATCTAAATGATCCATCTCGTGTTGAATCGCTCGTGCAAAAAAGCCATTCGCTTTAATTTTGATTGTTCGTCCGAGACGATCCTGTGACTTGACGACGATACGGTCAAACCGTTCGACTGGTCCAAAGATCCCCGGCATACTGAGACATCCTTCATCATCGATTTGCGAACCGTCCGCTTCGATAATTTCCGGATTGATCAGCTCAATTGGTCCCGTCTCATCATCGGTATGAACGACGGCTACACGAATCGGCTGGTTGATTTGCGGTGCGGCTAAACCAACCCCGTCATATTCGTACATCGTATCGAACATCCGGTCGATCATCTTACCGAGCTTCTTATCGAATTTCGTGACAGGTTCACACACCTGTCGTAATACATCACTTGGTACTTCTACTACTTTATACATACAGACACCTCACATGAATACAAATGGATTCAAGTCAATCGCGACTTGTGTTTTTGATTTTTGACGACGGGATAAGATATCACGGAGATGTGTCCGGACATCCTCCTGTCCTTTATGTTTAATTAAGACCTGTTGCCGATACATATTTTTCAGTCGAGCGAGTGGTGCATCAAACGGTCCATTGACGACTAAATCCTCAGATTCAAAGGCACGAAGCTCGGAAGCGATTTGCTGCGCTTCTGCTTGTGCTTCGAGCGGATGCGCTGCTGAGACTGTAATCAGACCAAGGAACCAAAACGGTGGATGCCCGCCGAGCTTGCGCAACTGCATCTCTCGCTTATAGAACGTTTCGAAATCATGCTGTTTGGCAGTTTGAATGACGTAATGTTCCGGATTATACGTCTGGATGATCGACTGTCCGGCGAGTTGACCTCGTCCGGCACGACCGGATACTTGAGTGATCAACTGGAACGTGCGCTCACTTGCCCGAAAATCTGGAATACCAAGCGTCGCATCGGCAGCAATCACCCCGACGAGTGTAACGTTCGGAAAGTCGAGACCTTTTGCGATCATCTGTGTTCCGAGCAGAATGTTTCCTTCTTTGCGTTCAAAGGCATCGAGTAACTTCTCATGCGCTCCTTTACGCGACGTCGTGTCCTGATCCATCCGGATGATTCGCGCTTCCGGAATCAAATGCGCCAACTCTTCCTCAATCTTTTGTGTACCGGTTCCGAACTGACGAATTTTCGTCGATTCACAGGACGGACAAGTCTTGGGCATCGCGGCTTCAAACCCACAATAGTGGCACTTCAACCGATCTTCATGCTGATGATACGTTAAATTGACGGCACAATGCGGACATTGCAACGTCTCCCCACAATCCCGACATAAGACGAACGTCGTGTACCCGCGACGGTTCAAAAGTAAGACTGTCTGTTCACCGCGTTCGATGCGTTCTTTGATCCCTTCGACTAATGCGAGGCTAAACGGCGTACGATTACCCCGCTCCAGTTCCTTACGCATATCAACGATGTCGACAGGCGGTAATTCCCCACCGAAGCGTTCCCGAAGCGGTAAATAGCGATAGACCCCTTTTTGTGCCCGTGCATACGTCTCAAGTAATGGCGTCGCACTACCGAGTACAACCGGACAGCGATGATAGGCCGCTCGCCACTTCGCAACATCTCGCGTGTGATAGCGTGGATTTTCTTCTTGTTTATAGGTTGTTTCATGTTCTTCATCGAGAATGATGATTCCGATGTTCGTTAGCGGTGCAAAGACGGCGGACCGTGCCCCGACGACGACATCGACTTCCCCTTGAGCAATTTTGCGCCATTCATCATATTTTTCTCCGAGCGATAATCCGCTATGCAAGACGGCAACACGTTCGCCAAAACGACGTTTGAACCGTTTGACCATCATTGGTGTCAGACTAATCTCAGGAACGAGCAAGATCGCTTGTCTACCGCGTTCAAGTTGGGCATGAATCGACTCAAGATACACTTCCGTTTTCCCGCTTCCTGTTACACCGTGTAACAAGAACGTTCCGGTCTCTGCTTCAGCGGTAATCGACGAGACAGCTTCCTGTTGTTTCTCTGTTAAAGAGGATGGAACAAAGATATCTTGGACGAGATGTTCATACGGATTCCGTCGCACATCGATCGTCTCGACTTGAATGATGTGCTTTTTCTCCAGTGCATTCAATGTCGCACTCGTTGCACCTGTTGCCTGCTTCACTTCACTCCACAGGGCGTTCGGGAATTCCTGGATATAGGTATAAAGCGCCGCTTGTTGGCTCGCTTGTTTCGTAAAGGTTGCCTGTTCCTCAAGAAGACGGATTCGTTTATCCGTTTTAGATGTCTTTTTTTCGCGAATGACCGGTTGAAGTGTCACTTCAGCTTGCTTCGCTGCCGTCAAAACGATTTGCTGCACTTCCGTTGGTAATTGACTCATTTTCTTACCGTGATAGATCCGCAGGGGACCTGATTCTACCATGACCAGTTTATCATAACTCACCTTTAAGGCAGCAGGCAGCATCGCGAGTAATGCCGTCGCTTGAAAACACAATGTCGTTTCTGATAGATAAGCGGATAACTCGAGCAATTCCTCCGTATAGGTTGGCGTTTCATCGAGAACACGCACGATTGATTTGACGTTTGTCAAATCAGACGTCGCTTTCGTTCCGACGACAATCCCAAGCAACGCACGTGGACCGAATGGCACCTCAACGCGCATCCCGGGAACGATCAACTCTTGCCAGAGTTCCGGAACAGCGTAATCAAACGGACGATCGACGGTTGCTGCTGCGACGTCGACGATGACTTCGGCAATCATGCCAACGCCTCTGCAAATTGACGCATGAGTGTTTTCGCAAGCGTCGATTTTAATTGCTGGTCATAACGCGTGACGGAATCGTTCTTTCCAAAGACGACGACTTCATTTTCATCACTGACGAATCCGATATCAGATCGTGACACATCATTCGCGACGATGAAATCGGCTTTCTTTCGGACGAGCTTTTGTTTCGCGAACATCTCGACATCGGTCGTCTCAGCCGCAAATCCGACTAATAGCTGATGTTGTTTCTGCTCACCAAGCGTCTTCAGAATATCGGTTGTCTCTTCAAGTTCAATTCGAAGTGGTCCGTGGATTTTCTTCTGCTTCTGATCGTATTG contains:
- the rsmB gene encoding 16S rRNA (cytosine(967)-C(5))-methyltransferase RsmB; this translates as MNVRDAAVTTLMKIGQGGAFSTITVHQMLEKRAISASDVGLFTELVYGTLSRELTLDYILEPYLAKQKKLDPFMRPLLRMSVYQLFYLDRVPDHAVIHEAVEIAKKRGKVHVSKVVNGVLRNVLRAGMPDFNEIEPVAKRISIETSHPQWLVERWIELFGTDETLRICQLNNTPAPVTVRINRTKTTPEEAIALLLDQGVTAKPSAVAPDGLEIERGSVQKTDLIERGYLSLQDESSMLVARALGAKTSDYVLDSCAAPGGKAMHIAEGLTTGTLQALDLHPHKIKLIDQQAMRLGLTTVKAEALDARKAGERFEAESFDRILVDAPCSGLGVIRRKPDIKWTKRPEQLEQLPKIQRDILTSVLPLVKKGGTFVYSTCTIDPVENEEQTAFILSQGFDFDASFATRMPESVRHLIGDRAELKLLPTTVGTDGFYIAAFKKRED
- the fmt gene encoding methionyl-tRNA formyltransferase, with product MGTPEFAAGTLREVIDAGYDVVGVVSQPDKPVGRKREVKPTPVKLVAMEHDIPVLQPKRIRDDYQDVLDLNPDLIITAAYGQIVPTAILEAPRFGAINVHASLLPKYRGGAPIHQAIIDGEKETGVTIMYMVDRLDAGDMLSKIIVPIEENDTAGSMFEKLADAGARLLLETLPHLLAGELTPEAQVEEEATFAPNISRERERLDFTLPGESLYDQIRGMNPFPSTYTMLGTDRLKVFFATKVAGTGRPGEIIALEADGPVIATGSETALKLIDLQPSGKKRMDGATFMRGIGQSLELGQQVGENA
- the priA gene encoding primosomal protein N' gives rise to the protein MIAEVIVDVAAATVDRPFDYAVPELWQELIVPGMRVEVPFGPRALLGIVVGTKATSDLTNVKSIVRVLDETPTYTEELLELSAYLSETTLCFQATALLAMLPAALKVSYDKLVMVESGPLRIYHGKKMSQLPTEVQQIVLTAAKQAEVTLQPVIREKKTSKTDKRIRLLEEQATFTKQASQQAALYTYIQEFPNALWSEVKQATGATSATLNALEKKHIIQVETIDVRRNPYEHLVQDIFVPSSLTEKQQEAVSSITAEAETGTFLLHGVTGSGKTEVYLESIHAQLERGRQAILLVPEISLTPMMVKRFKRRFGERVAVLHSGLSLGEKYDEWRKIAQGEVDVVVGARSAVFAPLTNIGIIILDEEHETTYKQEENPRYHTRDVAKWRAAYHRCPVVLGSATPLLETYARAQKGVYRYLPLRERFGGELPPVDIVDMRKELERGNRTPFSLALVEGIKERIERGEQTVLLLNRRGYTTFVLCRDCGETLQCPHCAVNLTYHQHEDRLKCHYCGFEAAMPKTCPSCESTKIRQFGTGTQKIEEELAHLIPEARIIRMDQDTTSRKGAHEKLLDAFERKEGNILLGTQMIAKGLDFPNVTLVGVIAADATLGIPDFRASERTFQLITQVSGRAGRGQLAGQSIIQTYNPEHYVIQTAKQHDFETFYKREMQLRKLGGHPPFWFLGLITVSAAHPLEAQAEAQQIASELRAFESEDLVVNGPFDAPLARLKNMYRQQVLIKHKGQEDVRTHLRDILSRRQKSKTQVAIDLNPFVFM